Proteins encoded in a region of the Leptolyngbya subtilissima AS-A7 genome:
- a CDS encoding MgPME-cyclase complex family protein, whose product MTTYYYAVASQKFLLEEEPLDEVLKERRRYYQEQEQEVNFWLVKSPAFLDAPELASIKARCPQPSVALVSTSKQFITWVKLRFDYVGIGEFEAPSATIPDPLASLDAIAS is encoded by the coding sequence ATGACCACCTACTACTACGCCGTCGCCAGCCAAAAATTTCTGCTCGAAGAAGAACCCCTGGATGAAGTCCTCAAGGAGCGCCGCCGCTACTATCAGGAGCAAGAGCAGGAGGTGAATTTTTGGCTGGTCAAGTCCCCCGCTTTTTTAGATGCTCCCGAACTGGCCAGCATTAAAGCCCGCTGCCCCCAGCCCTCTGTAGCTCTAGTTTCCACCAGCAAGCAGTTCATTACCTGGGTCAAGCTGCGGTTTGATTATGTAGGCATTGGTGAGTTTGAGGCCCCCTCCGCTACCATTCCCGATCCCCTCGCATCTCTAGATGCCATAGCGTCCTAA
- a CDS encoding divergent PAP2 family protein yields the protein MDSFSDIFNNHVLVVALIACFTAQGLKAVIELVRHRKLNLRVMVETGGMPSAHSALVTALAGGIGQTLGWASPIFAATAVFSVIVMYDAAGVRQAAGKQAKVLNQIIDELFQEKPEIREDRLKELLGHTPFQVIAGSILGAMISCLAAPAY from the coding sequence ATGGACAGTTTTAGCGACATCTTCAACAACCATGTGCTCGTGGTGGCGTTAATTGCCTGCTTTACAGCCCAGGGGCTCAAGGCTGTCATTGAGCTGGTGCGCCATCGCAAGCTCAATCTGCGGGTGATGGTAGAAACCGGTGGCATGCCCAGCGCCCACTCGGCTCTAGTTACGGCCCTAGCCGGCGGCATTGGCCAGACTCTGGGCTGGGCAAGCCCAATATTTGCTGCCACCGCCGTGTTTTCGGTGATTGTCATGTATGACGCGGCGGGAGTGCGTCAGGCGGCGGGCAAGCAGGCCAAAGTGCTCAATCAAATCATTGACGAGCTGTTTCAAGAAAAGCCCGAGATTAGAGAAGATCGGCTGAAGGAACTGCTAGGACACACGCCTTTTCAGGTGATTGCCGGGTCAATTTTGGGAGCGATGATCTCTTGTCTGGCCGCGCCTGCCTACTGA
- the crtE gene encoding geranylgeranyl diphosphate synthase CrtE, whose protein sequence is MVPTNSLDSRPAAAGPFDLEAYLKERRPQVEAALDQALALRYPETLYESMRYSLLAGGKRLRPILCLATCELVGGTIAMAMPTACALEMIHTMSLIHDDLPSMDNDDYRRGRLTNHKVYGDDVAILAGDALLTYAFEHVATQTQGASPERVLRVVAGLGKAVGGEGLVGGQVVDLASEGNPNVTLETLNYIHNHKTAALLEISVTSGAILAGADEEAIDNLRQYAQRIGLAFQIVDDILDITSTSETLGKSVGKDITAQKVTYPSLWGIEESRRQANQLIEAAKESLAGFGELNRPLLAIADYIVARTY, encoded by the coding sequence ATGGTGCCAACCAACTCCCTCGATTCTAGACCCGCTGCTGCTGGCCCCTTTGACCTCGAAGCCTACCTAAAAGAGCGTCGCCCCCAGGTAGAAGCCGCCCTCGACCAGGCCCTGGCCCTGCGCTATCCCGAAACCCTCTACGAATCCATGCGCTATTCGCTGCTGGCTGGAGGTAAGCGCCTGCGCCCCATTCTTTGCCTGGCCACCTGTGAACTGGTGGGCGGCACTATAGCAATGGCCATGCCTACGGCCTGTGCCCTGGAGATGATTCACACCATGTCGCTGATCCACGACGACCTGCCGTCAATGGATAACGATGACTACCGTCGGGGCCGGCTCACCAACCATAAGGTCTACGGCGACGACGTGGCGATTCTAGCAGGCGATGCTCTGCTCACCTACGCCTTTGAACATGTGGCGACCCAAACCCAGGGGGCTTCTCCTGAGCGAGTGCTGCGGGTGGTTGCCGGGCTAGGTAAAGCGGTAGGGGGTGAAGGTCTGGTGGGCGGTCAAGTTGTGGATTTGGCCAGCGAGGGCAACCCCAACGTGACGTTGGAAACCCTCAATTACATTCACAACCACAAAACGGCGGCTCTGCTCGAAATTTCGGTGACCTCTGGGGCCATACTGGCAGGGGCTGACGAAGAGGCAATTGACAACCTACGCCAGTACGCCCAGCGCATTGGTCTGGCCTTTCAAATCGTGGACGATATTCTCGATATCACCTCGACGTCTGAAACCCTGGGTAAGTCGGTCGGCAAAGACATTACTGCCCAGAAGGTGACCTACCCCAGCCTCTGGGGCATTGAAGAATCGCGTCGCCAGGCCAACCAGCTGATTGAGGCGGCGAAGGAGAGTTTGGCCGGCTTTGGGGAGCTGAACCGACCTCTGCTGGCGATCGCCGATTATATTGTTGCCCGTACCTACTAG
- the folD gene encoding bifunctional methylenetetrahydrofolate dehydrogenase/methenyltetrahydrofolate cyclohydrolase FolD, protein MTQLLDGKALAAQIQTDLATAVQAFIAQGRRPPGLAVIMVGDNPASAAYVRNKERACSRVGIASYGKHLPTTVSQQEVADLIQQLNADPNVDGILVQLPLPDHLDAVALLHTIDPDKDADGLHPINLGRLVRGEPGLRSCTPYGVMRLLEAAKIDPAGATAVVVGRSILVGKPMALMLLEANATVTMAHSRTPDLAAVMRQADILVAAVGRPGMITAADVKPGGVVIDVGINRVEQPDGSARLVGDVDFASVEPVASAITPVPGGIGPMTVAMLLENTVTSYRNRL, encoded by the coding sequence ATGACCCAACTGCTCGACGGCAAAGCCTTAGCGGCCCAAATTCAAACCGACCTGGCCACCGCTGTTCAGGCGTTCATCGCCCAAGGGCGCCGTCCCCCAGGGCTAGCGGTGATTATGGTGGGTGACAATCCCGCCAGCGCCGCCTACGTGCGCAACAAAGAGCGGGCTTGTAGTCGCGTGGGCATTGCCTCCTACGGTAAGCACCTGCCCACCACCGTCTCTCAGCAAGAGGTGGCCGACCTGATTCAGCAGCTCAACGCCGACCCCAACGTGGACGGTATTTTGGTACAGCTGCCCCTGCCTGACCACCTCGATGCCGTGGCTCTGCTCCACACCATCGACCCCGACAAAGATGCCGACGGCCTGCACCCGATCAATTTAGGCCGGCTGGTGCGCGGCGAACCTGGCCTGCGCAGCTGCACTCCCTACGGCGTGATGCGACTGCTAGAGGCTGCTAAAATTGACCCCGCTGGGGCCACGGCCGTGGTGGTGGGACGTAGCATTCTGGTGGGTAAGCCTATGGCCCTGATGCTGCTAGAGGCCAACGCCACCGTGACCATGGCTCATTCGCGCACCCCCGATTTAGCCGCGGTGATGCGGCAAGCTGATATTCTAGTGGCGGCGGTAGGCCGTCCCGGTATGATTACAGCGGCTGACGTTAAGCCCGGCGGCGTTGTCATCGACGTGGGCATTAACCGGGTTGAGCAGCCCGACGGCTCAGCTCGGCTGGTGGGAGATGTCGATTTTGCCTCGGTAGAGCCGGTGGCTTCGGCGATTACTCCGGTGCCGGGAGGCATTGGCCCAATGACTGTGGCCATGCTGCTTGAGAACACCGTAACCAGCTACCGCAACCGCCTGTAG
- the psbU gene encoding photosystem II complex extrinsic protein PsbU: MKQLVGLLVALAVLFGWVSSPAVAQPISGADLLSAPFEATAWLAESPQNAVDAKLKTEYGAKLDLNNANVQGFRKFPGLYPTLARKILLNAPYESVDDVLDLPGLSEPQLEILRKNLDNFTVTVPDSAFVEGGDRFNNGVYK; the protein is encoded by the coding sequence ATGAAACAACTGGTTGGCCTACTCGTTGCGCTGGCAGTGCTGTTTGGTTGGGTAAGCAGCCCCGCTGTAGCGCAGCCCATCTCTGGGGCAGACCTTCTGAGCGCCCCCTTTGAGGCCACGGCCTGGCTGGCAGAATCACCGCAGAACGCGGTAGACGCCAAGCTCAAGACAGAGTACGGGGCTAAATTAGACCTCAACAACGCCAACGTACAGGGCTTTAGAAAGTTTCCTGGACTGTACCCCACCCTGGCGCGCAAGATTCTACTCAATGCTCCCTACGAGAGCGTTGATGACGTGCTCGACCTGCCGGGTCTGAGCGAGCCTCAGCTTGAGATTCTGCGCAAGAACCTGGATAACTTCACGGTTACTGTGCCTGACTCCGCGTTTGTAGAAGGTGGCGATCGCTTCAACAACGGCGTTTACAAGTAG
- the nadB gene encoding L-aspartate oxidase — translation MTQPDLSLPAPSNHPPNQHFDVLVIGGGAAGLYSALSIPPQWRIGLVTKDTLSISASDWAQGGIAAAIGVDDAVSLHVADTLVAGAGLCDPQSVEHLASKAAPCIQRLVDLGVAFDRTEGQLAMTLEAAHSRRRVLHAADTTGRAIVSILAEAVLQRPNITVFESAFALDLWMVEGRCRGALVAHSQQLQWLSAQATVLATGGGGQVYAQTTNPTASTGDGVAMAWRAGAQLRDLEFVQFHPTSLAEPGAPPFLISEAVRGEGAHLVDRQGYRFAFDYHPDGELAPRDVVSRAIFHHLQKTGDNRVWLDMRPIPPDRLQYRFPNILQVCRTWGIDPLTDPVPVSPAAHYWMGGITTDLRSQTTIPSLYAVGENASTGVHGANRLASNSLLECLVYGAELANLPLQADSKVDLSAASATSALDEAALWSQDTAEDALLTLHQQREQLTQLMWDAAAISREQVRLEEAIAALSQWRTEWQQHPWQSLHQLSPGQAYSLPDIDWPLVRAWGELGNLYDIAWLILNSAAFRTESRGGHFRQDYPQPSPQWQVHTVVESDRWYTSSPVDQ, via the coding sequence TTGACCCAGCCTGATTTATCGCTGCCTGCGCCGTCCAATCACCCTCCTAACCAGCATTTCGACGTGCTAGTGATTGGGGGAGGTGCTGCCGGGCTTTACTCGGCGCTATCGATTCCGCCCCAGTGGCGCATTGGCCTGGTGACCAAAGATACGCTGTCAATTTCCGCCAGCGATTGGGCCCAGGGGGGTATTGCTGCCGCCATTGGCGTAGACGATGCCGTCTCGCTTCACGTAGCTGACACCTTGGTAGCCGGAGCCGGACTGTGTGATCCTCAATCTGTAGAGCACCTGGCTAGTAAGGCTGCTCCCTGTATTCAGCGCCTGGTGGATCTAGGGGTCGCCTTCGATCGCACCGAGGGCCAGCTGGCCATGACCCTAGAGGCCGCCCACTCGCGCCGCCGCGTGCTCCACGCTGCCGACACTACTGGGCGGGCGATCGTGTCGATTCTGGCCGAGGCGGTGCTCCAGCGGCCCAACATTACCGTGTTTGAAAGCGCCTTCGCTCTCGATCTATGGATGGTTGAAGGCCGCTGCCGTGGCGCATTGGTAGCCCATAGTCAGCAGCTTCAGTGGCTGTCGGCTCAGGCCACGGTGCTAGCTACAGGTGGCGGTGGCCAGGTCTATGCCCAAACGACTAATCCTACCGCCAGCACGGGTGATGGCGTGGCTATGGCCTGGCGGGCTGGAGCCCAGCTGCGCGATCTAGAATTTGTGCAGTTTCACCCCACATCCCTGGCGGAACCGGGGGCACCGCCCTTCTTAATCAGCGAAGCGGTGCGGGGAGAGGGTGCGCATTTAGTCGATCGCCAGGGCTACCGCTTTGCCTTCGACTATCATCCCGACGGCGAGCTGGCTCCGCGCGATGTGGTCAGCCGCGCCATTTTTCACCACCTGCAAAAGACCGGTGACAACCGCGTCTGGCTTGACATGCGGCCCATACCGCCCGATCGCTTGCAGTACCGTTTCCCCAACATTTTGCAGGTGTGCCGCACCTGGGGCATCGACCCCCTCACTGACCCCGTGCCGGTTTCCCCCGCCGCGCACTACTGGATGGGCGGCATCACGACGGATCTTCGCAGCCAAACCACTATTCCAAGCCTTTATGCCGTGGGCGAAAACGCCAGCACCGGGGTCCACGGCGCCAACCGTCTAGCCAGTAACTCTCTGCTGGAATGCCTAGTCTACGGCGCCGAACTGGCCAACCTGCCCCTGCAGGCGGACAGCAAGGTTGATCTTAGCGCCGCCTCAGCAACCTCAGCCCTAGATGAGGCCGCCTTGTGGTCCCAAGACACCGCCGAAGACGCCCTGCTAACGCTTCATCAACAGCGCGAGCAGCTAACCCAGCTGATGTGGGATGCGGCCGCCATCAGCCGCGAGCAGGTGCGGCTGGAGGAGGCGATCGCCGCTCTGAGCCAGTGGCGCACCGAGTGGCAACAGCACCCGTGGCAATCTCTGCACCAGCTGTCGCCCGGCCAGGCCTACTCCTTACCTGACATCGACTGGCCGTTGGTGCGAGCCTGGGGTGAACTGGGCAACCTCTACGACATCGCCTGGCTAATTCTCAACAGCGCCGCCTTTCGCACCGAGAGCCGGGGCGGCCACTTTCGCCAAGACTATCCTCAACCCAGCCCTCAGTGGCAGGTGCATACAGTGGTCGAGAGCGATCGCTGGTATACCTCTTCTCCTGTGGACCAGTAG
- a CDS encoding metal-binding protein: MSSGRTHDRITLWALPLVVLAAFRVTLSGQLTAVVCLGFLLGGWMLGPDLDIHSVQYKRWGWLRWIWLPYRSRIRHRSHWSHGPIIGTVVRVLYLSLWVSMGGLLLVNLLNSAQRTALSWEDLINGLSWGLVTYWPWWLALVVGLELGALSHYVADWISSASKGKRKRSKKRKRR, translated from the coding sequence ATGTCCTCAGGTCGCACTCACGATCGCATTACTCTTTGGGCCTTACCCCTGGTGGTGTTGGCTGCCTTTCGCGTCACCCTCAGCGGCCAGCTAACCGCAGTGGTCTGTCTAGGATTTTTGCTAGGCGGCTGGATGCTGGGCCCCGATCTCGATATTCACTCAGTGCAATACAAACGTTGGGGCTGGCTGCGGTGGATCTGGCTCCCCTACCGGAGCCGCATTCGCCACCGATCGCACTGGTCCCACGGGCCGATTATTGGCACCGTGGTGCGGGTGCTCTACCTGTCGCTATGGGTAAGCATGGGCGGGCTGCTGCTCGTCAATCTGCTCAACAGCGCCCAGCGCACCGCCCTTTCTTGGGAGGACCTGATCAACGGGCTCAGCTGGGGATTAGTTACCTACTGGCCCTGGTGGCTGGCCCTAGTGGTGGGGTTAGAACTCGGGGCCCTGAGCCACTATGTAGCCGACTGGATATCCTCAGCGTCTAAGGGCAAGCGGAAGCGATCCAAGAAGCGGAAGCGGCGGTAG
- a CDS encoding hybrid sensor histidine kinase/response regulator — translation MQTEATVNILLVDDQPENLVALEAILGDLGANLVKSTSGEEALRCLLQDDFAVILLDVQMPLMDGFEVATLIRQRQRSRDTPIIFLTAFSSNEQFMFKGYALGAVDYLIKPISPNILLSKVTIFIELFKKTEALRQKTEILQQQASQLEAINTELQMSEERFRLLSTCSPLGVFVTDTEGRCLYTNPRYQSICGSADAVPEQSWLGSVHPDDSAIAQSTWHAFMADGQEYSQEFRVQARDDGSRWVSVRSARLVSEQKQFLGYVGTVEDITERKQAEAANAQVIREQAARQEAETANRMKDEFIAVLSHELRTPLNSILGWSHLLRSRDLDPQKTAYAIATIERNAIAQKQLIEDILDVSQIVRGKLQLHCRPLDLAAIAQSALETVRPAAEAKAIALVDNVQDTARLEIVGDALRLQQVVWNLLTNAIKFTPHQGRVEVHLSMVTDLPKTLVTPPDAYTPGYAQLRISDTGMGIDIDFLPHIFDRFRQADSSTTRAQGGLGLGLAIVYYLVEQHQGYVWAESPGVNQGTTFTVALPLVPSPFAPTPPTPPENKLAEAGPHALANMAILIIDDDTDTRDYLTFLLASQGAVVTAAATAQEGFHLLSTTQPAVLLCDISMPDMDGYTLMQKIRTQLPAPQGQIPAIAITAHARISDEAQALSTGFQQHLPKPVEAEVLIHTILQVTGATAA, via the coding sequence ATGCAAACCGAGGCAACCGTCAACATTCTCCTCGTCGATGATCAGCCCGAAAACCTGGTGGCCCTAGAAGCTATTTTGGGCGATTTGGGAGCCAATTTAGTCAAATCAACCTCGGGAGAAGAGGCGCTGCGCTGTCTACTGCAAGACGACTTTGCGGTGATTTTGCTGGATGTGCAAATGCCTCTGATGGATGGATTTGAGGTGGCCACACTGATTCGCCAGCGCCAGCGATCGCGCGATACACCAATTATTTTTCTCACCGCCTTTAGCAGCAACGAACAGTTTATGTTCAAGGGCTATGCCCTGGGAGCGGTTGATTATTTAATCAAGCCAATTTCACCCAATATTTTGCTGTCAAAGGTAACCATTTTTATTGAGCTATTTAAAAAGACTGAAGCCCTGCGACAAAAGACCGAAATCTTGCAGCAGCAGGCCTCTCAATTAGAGGCAATTAACACTGAGCTACAGATGAGTGAAGAGCGGTTTCGTCTGCTCAGCACTTGTTCGCCGCTGGGGGTGTTTGTCACTGATACTGAGGGCCGCTGCCTCTACACCAATCCCCGCTATCAATCTATTTGTGGCTCAGCCGACGCCGTCCCCGAGCAGAGCTGGTTGGGCTCTGTGCATCCCGACGACTCGGCGATCGCCCAATCGACCTGGCACGCTTTCATGGCCGACGGGCAGGAATATTCCCAGGAGTTTCGGGTTCAGGCTAGGGATGATGGCTCTCGCTGGGTTTCGGTGCGTTCGGCCCGCCTGGTGTCGGAGCAAAAGCAGTTTCTCGGTTACGTAGGCACCGTTGAAGACATTACCGAGCGCAAGCAGGCCGAGGCAGCCAACGCCCAGGTGATTCGCGAGCAGGCGGCCCGCCAAGAGGCGGAGACGGCCAACCGGATGAAGGATGAGTTTATCGCGGTCCTGTCCCATGAGCTGCGGACGCCGCTGAATTCGATTTTGGGCTGGTCGCACCTGCTGCGATCGCGCGATTTAGATCCGCAAAAGACGGCGTACGCGATCGCCACCATCGAGCGCAACGCCATTGCTCAAAAACAGCTCATTGAAGACATTCTCGACGTGTCCCAGATCGTGCGGGGCAAGCTACAGCTCCACTGCCGGCCGCTAGATCTGGCGGCGATCGCCCAGTCGGCGTTAGAGACAGTGCGGCCAGCGGCAGAGGCCAAGGCGATTGCCTTAGTTGACAACGTTCAAGACACCGCCCGCCTAGAAATTGTGGGAGATGCCCTGCGGTTGCAGCAGGTAGTCTGGAATTTGCTCACCAACGCGATCAAATTTACCCCCCATCAGGGGCGTGTAGAGGTGCATCTCTCGATGGTGACCGACCTGCCCAAGACCCTAGTAACTCCCCCAGATGCCTATACGCCAGGCTATGCTCAGCTGCGCATCAGCGATACGGGCATGGGCATCGACATCGACTTTTTGCCCCACATTTTTGACCGGTTTCGCCAGGCCGACAGCAGTACCACCCGCGCCCAGGGAGGGTTGGGTCTGGGGCTGGCGATTGTTTACTACCTAGTAGAGCAGCACCAGGGCTATGTCTGGGCTGAAAGCCCTGGGGTAAATCAAGGCACCACCTTTACCGTGGCCCTGCCGCTGGTGCCCTCCCCGTTTGCCCCCACGCCCCCCACGCCGCCAGAAAACAAGCTTGCCGAGGCTGGTCCCCATGCCCTGGCGAATATGGCGATTTTGATCATTGACGATGACACCGACACCCGCGATTATCTAACCTTTCTGCTAGCTTCTCAGGGGGCGGTTGTCACGGCGGCGGCCACCGCGCAGGAGGGCTTTCACCTGCTGAGTACAACCCAGCCGGCGGTGCTGCTGTGCGACATCAGCATGCCCGATATGGATGGCTACACCCTGATGCAGAAGATTAGAACGCAGCTGCCTGCACCCCAGGGTCAGATTCCGGCGATCGCCATTACCGCCCACGCCCGCATTTCTGACGAGGCCCAAGCCCTATCCACCGGATTTCAGCAGCATTTGCCCAAGCCGGTAGAGGCGGAAGTGCTCATTCACACGATTCTCCAGGTAACCGGAGCAACGGCAGCCTAG
- a CDS encoding chemotaxis protein CheB translates to MAYELIVIGTSLGGLSALKTLLGALPQNFSAALAVVQHRHRESAQGLGNFLQQFTVLPVHEVEDKERIQAGHVYLAPADYHLLVEYGYFSLSIDEPVSYARPSIDVLLESAADSYNERVIGVILTGANQDGVKGLSTLKARGGVTIVQDPDTAESPVLPRAAIAAIAVDAILPLSQIAPRLIHLCAATGDW, encoded by the coding sequence GTGGCCTATGAACTGATTGTAATTGGCACTTCCCTAGGCGGATTGTCGGCCTTAAAAACTCTGCTCGGTGCCCTTCCCCAAAATTTTTCTGCGGCGCTGGCCGTTGTGCAGCATCGCCACCGCGAGTCTGCTCAAGGGTTGGGTAATTTTTTACAACAGTTTACGGTTTTGCCAGTGCACGAAGTTGAAGATAAGGAACGCATCCAGGCGGGGCATGTTTATCTCGCCCCTGCCGACTATCATTTGCTGGTAGAATACGGATATTTTTCTCTGTCTATTGATGAGCCGGTTTCCTATGCGCGTCCGTCAATTGATGTGCTGCTAGAGTCTGCCGCTGACAGCTATAACGAACGTGTGATTGGTGTGATTTTGACCGGAGCCAACCAGGATGGAGTAAAAGGGTTATCCACCCTGAAGGCGCGGGGCGGGGTCACGATTGTGCAAGACCCAGACACGGCGGAGAGCCCGGTACTGCCGAGGGCCGCGATCGCGGCGATCGCCGTCGATGCTATATTGCCGCTCTCGCAGATTGCGCCCCGCTTGATTCACCTCTGCGCCGCGACAGGAGATTGGTGA
- a CDS encoding CheR family methyltransferase, whose protein sequence is MKPDDLDVHLLIEGLYHRYGYDFRNYASASLKRRIQSFLKTEEIATVAELRAQVLTDRACAERLLLGLTVNTTAMFRDPSFYVAFRQQVVPLLRTYPFLRIWHAGCSTGQEVYSMAILLQEEGLYHRCRIYATDANDRVLQIARQGIYPSKQMQDYTQLYLKAGGLRTFSEYYTAKYNNVILRPALRERVVFGEHNLVTDGSFNEFNVIICRNVLIYFNQTLQNQVHGLFYNSLCKFGILGLGKQETIRFTKYETAYDDLAKAEKLYRRRN, encoded by the coding sequence TTGAAACCAGACGATTTGGACGTTCACTTGCTTATTGAAGGGCTGTATCATCGGTATGGCTACGATTTTCGCAACTATGCTTCTGCCTCCCTCAAGCGCCGCATTCAAAGCTTTCTCAAAACTGAAGAAATCGCCACCGTAGCCGAGTTGCGGGCACAGGTGCTGACCGATCGCGCCTGTGCCGAGCGGCTGCTGCTTGGTCTAACTGTGAACACCACGGCCATGTTTCGGGACCCAAGTTTCTACGTGGCTTTCCGACAGCAGGTGGTGCCGCTACTGCGCACCTATCCCTTTCTTCGCATTTGGCACGCGGGCTGCTCTACCGGGCAGGAGGTCTACTCGATGGCAATTCTGCTGCAGGAGGAAGGGCTTTACCACCGCTGCCGCATCTACGCCACCGATGCCAATGACCGGGTTTTGCAAATCGCTCGGCAGGGCATCTATCCCTCCAAGCAAATGCAGGACTACACTCAGCTGTATTTAAAAGCCGGTGGCCTGCGCACGTTTTCGGAATACTATACGGCCAAATACAACAACGTTATTTTGCGACCTGCCCTACGGGAGCGGGTGGTTTTTGGCGAGCACAATCTGGTAACCGATGGCTCGTTTAATGAGTTTAATGTGATCATCTGTCGCAATGTGCTGATCTACTTTAATCAAACCCTGCAAAACCAAGTTCATGGGCTGTTTTATAACAGCCTATGTAAGTTTGGCATTCTTGGTTTGGGCAAGCAGGAAACTATTCGATTCACTAAGTATGAAACTGCCTACGATGACTTGGCAAAAGCCGAAAAGCTGTATAGGAGACGCAATTAG